One window of the Vicinamibacterales bacterium genome contains the following:
- a CDS encoding branched-chain amino acid transaminase: MAPFTKSDTIWFNGAFVPWDAARVHVMAHGLHYGTGVFEGIRSYETDDGPAVFRLDDHIARLFASAALYELEIPYTAAELTSATLELLTRNRLTRTYIRPIAFFDAHSLTLWPRECPVSVAIAAMPLGAYLGEGITKGVRVCISSVRRFDASAIPTTAKACGQYVNSVRAVQEALRRGFDEAIFLNQRGEVAEGSGENLFLVKDGAILTNGEEAGVLPGITRASVLEIAATLGIPARVAPISVADLSAADELFFTGTAAEVTPIVDVDGRAVSGGTPGPITLRLQESFFDVVHGRDPRFTRWLAYADALASS, encoded by the coding sequence ATGGCCCCGTTCACCAAGTCGGACACCATCTGGTTCAACGGCGCGTTCGTCCCGTGGGACGCCGCACGCGTGCACGTCATGGCGCACGGCCTCCATTACGGCACCGGCGTGTTCGAGGGCATCCGATCCTACGAGACCGACGACGGCCCCGCGGTCTTCCGGCTGGACGACCACATTGCGCGCCTGTTCGCGTCCGCGGCGCTCTACGAGCTCGAAATCCCCTACACCGCCGCCGAGCTGACGTCCGCGACGCTCGAGCTGCTGACGCGTAATCGTCTCACTCGTACCTACATTCGTCCCATCGCGTTCTTCGACGCGCACTCCCTGACGCTATGGCCGCGCGAGTGCCCGGTCAGCGTCGCCATCGCGGCGATGCCGCTGGGCGCCTATCTCGGCGAGGGGATCACCAAGGGCGTCCGCGTGTGCATCTCCAGCGTGCGCCGCTTCGACGCGTCCGCGATCCCGACCACCGCCAAGGCCTGCGGGCAGTACGTCAACTCGGTGCGCGCCGTGCAGGAGGCGCTGCGCCGCGGGTTCGACGAGGCGATCTTCCTCAACCAGCGCGGCGAAGTGGCGGAGGGGTCGGGCGAGAACCTGTTCCTCGTCAAGGATGGCGCGATCCTCACCAATGGCGAGGAGGCCGGCGTCCTTCCCGGCATCACCCGCGCCAGCGTCCTCGAGATCGCCGCCACGCTCGGGATCCCGGCCCGCGTCGCGCCGATCTCCGTCGCCGATCTCTCGGCCGCCGACGAACTGTTCTTCACCGGCACCGCCGCGGAAGTCACGCCGATCGTCGACGTCGACGGCCGTGCGGTGAGCGGCGGCACGCCCGGTCCGATCACGCTTCGTCTCCAGGAGTCGTTCTTCGACGTGGTGCACGGGCGCGACCCGCGGTTCACCCGCTGGCTCGCGTACGCCGACGCGCTCGCGTCCTCGTGA
- a CDS encoding FKBP-type peptidyl-prolyl cis-trans isomerase has protein sequence MLKSTLTLFAALILASCGGARPSSEVPQIPPPADVGAAPADAVRTSSNLASKVIQPGSGSRHPRPNSRVMVHYTGWTTDGKTFDSSVSRGEPATFGLDEVIPGWTEGVQMMVEGEKRRFWIPGRLAYDGVPGRPQGTLVFDIELIRIIS, from the coding sequence ATGCTGAAGTCCACGCTGACGCTCTTCGCCGCGCTGATCCTCGCGTCGTGCGGCGGCGCACGTCCGTCGTCGGAGGTCCCGCAGATCCCGCCGCCGGCGGATGTGGGCGCGGCGCCGGCCGATGCGGTCCGGACGTCCAGCAATCTGGCCAGCAAGGTGATCCAGCCCGGCAGCGGATCGCGGCATCCGCGCCCGAACTCGCGCGTGATGGTCCACTACACGGGATGGACGACGGACGGGAAGACGTTCGACAGCTCGGTGAGCCGCGGTGAGCCGGCCACGTTCGGGCTCGACGAGGTGATCCCGGGCTGGACCGAAGGGGTGCAGATGATGGTCGAGGGAGAGAAGCGCCGCTTCTGGATCCCGGGCCGCCTCGCCTACGACGGCGTGCCCGGCCGGCCGCAGGGAACCCTGGTGTTCGACATCGAGTTGATTCGCATCATCTCGTGA
- a CDS encoding amidohydrolase family protein has translation MRHHLAAVLAAAALAGAAVAADQQPAAPAPNPYASTYQPLPARTTVIRNATILTAAGPAIERGSILLQNGKVAAVGAAVTAPTDAAVIDAAGKWVTPGVIDTHSHLGVYAAPAIESLADGNEMTSPNTAEVSTEHAIWPQDPQFELALAGGVTTLHILPGSANLFGGRSVTVKNVPARTADQMKFPGAPYGLKMACGENPMRLYGGRNTMPSTRMGNAAGYRKAWQAATEYRERMRAWKAGGADPAKRPDRNLQLETLMGVLDGEIRVQNHCYRADEMATMIDISREFNFKIASFHHAVEAYKVRDLLAANGICGSMWADWWGFKLEAYDGITQNIALVHEAGGCAIVHSDSADGIQRLNQEAAKAIRAGAEAGIAIDRADAVKWLSLNPAKALGIDQVTGSLEPGKNADVVIWSGDPFSVYAHAERVFIDGAQVFDRSQPRTPRSDFELGQVLPAPPARGVRPGSEPGQSGVRVGSERGLTPLGGRPNGAGSAVDVRRAATDAGPTIAITNARIHPVSGPVIQRGTIVMRGGRIAAVGANVTVPAGAQVIDAAGKTVTPGLIDSAVQIGLVEIPLSGQGTADESTTDARVSAAFNVVDSFNGNSAVIPVTRVEGVTRALVTPGGTGNVFAGQAAVIDLSGGQVPASVTRGPAAMIALLGEPGAGVAGGSRSTAVLRIREILQDAQDYALNRLAFNTAQRRDYARSRLDLEALQPVLKGQIPLAVQANRASDLLAALRLAGEFKLRLVLVGASEGWMVADQLAAANVPVVIKPLTNIPSFESLGATLENAARLSGAGVQVAIASFDTQNSRNIRQEAGNAIANGLSRDAALEAVTLAPARLWGVSDRLGSIEPGKDADLVIWSTADPFELTGGAERVFIKGREMPTETRQRALLKRYRTLTR, from the coding sequence ATGCGTCATCACCTTGCCGCCGTTCTCGCGGCCGCGGCCCTTGCGGGCGCCGCGGTTGCCGCCGATCAGCAGCCCGCCGCGCCGGCGCCGAATCCGTACGCCTCGACGTATCAGCCTCTGCCCGCGCGGACGACGGTCATCCGCAACGCGACGATTCTCACCGCCGCCGGCCCGGCGATCGAGCGCGGATCGATCCTGCTGCAGAACGGCAAGGTCGCGGCGGTCGGCGCTGCGGTCACTGCGCCGACGGACGCCGCGGTGATCGACGCGGCCGGCAAGTGGGTCACGCCCGGCGTCATCGACACGCACTCGCACCTCGGCGTCTACGCCGCGCCCGCCATCGAGTCGCTGGCCGATGGCAACGAGATGACCAGCCCGAACACCGCGGAAGTGTCCACGGAGCACGCGATCTGGCCGCAGGACCCGCAGTTCGAGCTGGCGCTTGCCGGCGGCGTGACGACGCTGCACATCCTGCCGGGGTCGGCGAACCTGTTCGGCGGACGCAGCGTGACCGTCAAGAACGTGCCGGCGCGCACCGCCGACCAGATGAAGTTTCCGGGCGCGCCGTACGGGTTGAAGATGGCGTGCGGCGAGAACCCGATGCGCCTGTACGGCGGACGCAACACGATGCCGTCGACGCGGATGGGCAACGCCGCGGGATACCGGAAGGCGTGGCAGGCCGCGACCGAGTACCGCGAGCGGATGCGCGCGTGGAAGGCGGGCGGCGCCGATCCGGCGAAACGCCCGGACCGCAACCTGCAGCTCGAGACGCTGATGGGGGTGCTGGACGGCGAGATCCGCGTGCAGAACCACTGCTATCGCGCCGACGAGATGGCGACGATGATCGACATCTCCCGGGAATTCAACTTCAAGATCGCCTCGTTCCATCACGCGGTCGAGGCCTACAAGGTGCGTGACCTGCTGGCGGCGAACGGCATCTGCGGGAGCATGTGGGCCGACTGGTGGGGGTTCAAGCTGGAGGCCTACGACGGCATCACCCAGAACATCGCGCTCGTGCACGAGGCGGGAGGCTGCGCGATCGTGCACTCCGACAGCGCCGACGGGATTCAGCGCCTCAACCAGGAGGCGGCGAAAGCGATTCGCGCCGGCGCGGAGGCGGGGATCGCGATCGATCGCGCCGACGCGGTCAAGTGGCTCAGTCTGAATCCGGCGAAAGCGCTCGGCATCGACCAGGTGACCGGGTCGCTCGAGCCGGGCAAGAACGCCGACGTCGTGATCTGGTCGGGGGATCCGTTCAGCGTCTACGCGCATGCCGAGCGCGTCTTCATCGACGGGGCGCAGGTCTTCGATCGTTCGCAGCCGCGGACGCCGCGGTCCGACTTCGAACTCGGGCAGGTCCTGCCCGCGCCCCCCGCGAGAGGGGTCAGACCCGGGTCAGAGCCGGGTCAGAGCGGGGTCAGAGTGGGGTCAGAGCGGGGTCTGACCCCTTTGGGCGGGCGCCCGAACGGTGCGGGGTCAGCCGTTGACGTGCGCCGGGCCGCGACCGACGCAGGACCAACGATCGCGATCACCAACGCGCGGATTCATCCGGTGTCCGGACCCGTGATCCAGCGCGGCACCATCGTCATGCGTGGCGGCCGCATTGCCGCCGTCGGCGCGAACGTCACGGTCCCCGCCGGCGCGCAGGTAATCGACGCGGCGGGGAAGACAGTGACGCCGGGCCTGATCGATTCCGCCGTGCAGATCGGCCTGGTCGAGATCCCGCTGTCCGGCCAGGGCACCGCCGACGAGAGCACGACCGATGCGCGCGTCAGCGCCGCGTTCAACGTCGTCGACTCGTTCAACGGCAACTCCGCGGTGATTCCGGTCACGCGTGTCGAGGGGGTGACGCGGGCGCTGGTCACGCCGGGCGGCACCGGCAACGTGTTCGCCGGGCAGGCGGCGGTGATCGACCTCAGCGGCGGGCAGGTGCCGGCGAGCGTCACCCGCGGACCCGCCGCGATGATCGCGCTGCTCGGGGAGCCTGGAGCCGGCGTCGCCGGCGGCTCGCGGTCGACCGCGGTGCTCCGCATCCGCGAGATCCTGCAGGACGCGCAGGACTACGCGCTGAACCGGCTCGCGTTCAACACCGCGCAGCGCCGGGATTACGCGCGCAGCCGCCTGGATCTCGAAGCGCTGCAGCCCGTGCTGAAGGGGCAGATTCCGCTCGCCGTGCAGGCCAACCGCGCCAGCGACCTCCTCGCGGCGCTGCGGCTCGCCGGCGAGTTCAAGCTCCGGCTCGTGCTGGTCGGCGCGTCGGAGGGCTGGATGGTCGCGGATCAACTGGCCGCCGCGAACGTGCCGGTCGTGATCAAGCCGCTCACCAACATCCCGTCATTCGAGTCGCTCGGGGCGACGCTCGAGAACGCGGCGCGGCTGTCGGGCGCCGGCGTGCAGGTGGCGATCGCGTCCTTCGACACGCAGAACTCGCGCAACATCCGGCAGGAAGCGGGCAACGCGATCGCCAACGGCCTGTCGCGCGACGCCGCGCTCGAAGCCGTGACGCTCGCCCCGGCGCGGCTGTGGGGCGTGTCGGATCGACTGGGCTCGATCGAGCCGGGCAAGGACGCCGACCTCGTGATCTGGTCCACCGCCGATCCATTCGAGCTGACCGGCGGCGCGGAGCGGGTGTTCATCAAGGGACGCGAGATGCCGACGGAGACGCGCCAGCGCGCGCTCTTGAAGCGCTACCGGACGCTGACGAGGTGA